From the Porites lutea chromosome 5, jaPorLute2.1, whole genome shotgun sequence genome, the window TTCATAAGTTAAAAAGTCTATTTCTTGGCAGCTGCTTGCTTGGCTTCTTCTGCCTTCACTTGCTCATGTTCGTTGATtagtttttcaacttcttgtgcTCCAAGAATCTTGATCTTTGTTCTGCCATTCTCTCGTGTCAGGGTGGAAAACTCAACTAAAACAGAACAGAATCGAGCTTAAGAACAGACTGCACAGAAAATGTATATTAAATTTTAATACACGAGACTTAAAAAAAGGTAATATTATTCTCTTTACGGCAAATAATATCTGTGTTGGTGATGAGATTTACTTTTCTTAGATATCATATTTTTATGTGTCAACATCTCTCATCCATGGTAGTTACTTATTAGTAGAAACAATGATAAATTAATGCTCATGACCATATGATACAAAGAGTCTTGAGAGACGTATGGAGGGGGACAGCATTAACCCATTAACTAAGAGTACCTCCTCTGTTTTGCATGGAGTCAAAGTCAGTTATTGTCTATAAAGACAATCTggaaataattttcttgctCTGGAAAGAACAAGGTCATAATCGTAGATCCATGGGCCTTCTAGTCTGAACCATTGCTGGGCCTCTATGCACTGCACACTTTAGGTAAATGCAAAATGTTAACCACATTACTGTGTGACTAGGAAGACTTACAAAGTGTCCACATATCACTCTAGGAACTAACCTTTATCGGGAGTTAGTTTGGTGATATCCAAAGTCTTATCGAGCACTTTGACAGCTAGTTTCAGAGCATCTTTCAATGTCATTTCTCCTTCTTTGTACTCTTGTTTAAGCATAGAAACTGCTGCCTACAttacaaacagcaaaaaaaagaaagaaattattgcAAGATAAAAAGTGTGTAAGAGAAGACTCCGAGTCCTTGGAGATGAAGTCAAACTCACATGACTGAATCATTTTAGTGGCTGAATGAGTTTACACAGCATAGAAAAAGTAATGCAGTTTATTGAGCATGTCAAAGGTCAGAGTTTCTCTCTGTTGGATGTGCTTTTTTCATGTTGCATGGAAGCACGTCAGTGATTAGTTATCATTCCAGAGttcataaaacaataaaataatttaatactTAATCTAATACAAGGAATGTTCAGATGGCAGAAAACAAAACTTCTGATCTTCTTATCCCTGATGATGCTGTTGATTGGTGAAAGCTCGgataatttttaacttttagtttAAATAAGGTGTAAAGCTGCTCAATTAAGACCTCACTTAAACAATGTTTACTCTCAGCCACTTTTATCAATTGACAGCTTTCTGAGCTGCCATTTTAGTGCCACTCGACACCAAGGCTTAAGCATTCAAGATAGTGCTGAAAAGGTATACAAAAATAATAGTACAGGGAACCCAAGATTATGAACTAAGTTCTTGCATTGTCAGAGGAGTGCCCTTTGAATGTACTCTGTAGAGTATTTAATTACATGGTTAGCCCGATATAGACATGACTGCTTAAATCTCTGGACTCAACAAAGGTTTTTTGGATCTCTGTGGTGGAATGTGGCCTTAGATCTCACAAGGATTCCCAATTGATTGCATGATATGCCAATTAACTGATGGAAAACTCTGTACACCTTGATTATAAACTTACCACACTGTTGTTTCCAATGCATGTTGCCTTCCACCCACTATAATTTCCACTTGGGTCACTTTGATACAACTGAAAACCATAATGTTTATCCCATCCCATATACAGAATAGAAACACCAAATGGTCTCAGACCTGGAAAAGAAAGACAAGGGGGAAATTCCTTGTAAAATAACACTCTTATAACATAAAATAGAATCACAAAATCGATGATTTAAAAACTATTGATTGCCTTCTTAAACAAATACATACAGAAATAGGTTGCGAGAGGAAATTCATTGGATTTTGCCaggtataataattattaacatgCACTGCAATTTTCCATGCAATAATACAAGTGtatgtcaaaaacaaaacaaaaaacacagtAGTGCAGCATTGTCACAATTGTTATGATATTACCAGAGGGAGAACTAAATTAACAATACTTTTCACAACATTTGGAGCAACTAAAACATTACAAGACAACCCCCATTTCAGAGGGTGTACATGTAACacaaagcaatttttttctgaaatcatcAAAACCTGGTTTTCACTACCACACAAGCATGATACAAGCAGAAGTATGAATGTATTGCATAGCAGCATATTAAGCAAACATAACAAGAAGCAGAAGCATATTTGATCCTTGTGCTTGCATCTAGAGGATTTTAACCTTCTATAGGGATGTACTCTACCCTTGCGCACTTGACTGTGCTAGTGTTGCTACATTACCCCTGCAAGTTATCCTGGGTAGAGTTGTTTGTAGGATGGTTAGTGCAAATCTAGGGTTACTGTTACATGTATATTGATCAACAATATACTCATAATATACTCTGTTTACAGTTGACCCAGGATTAGAGCTAATTGGGTTTTGAACAACTCTGTCCTGGACATCACAGTTGCAATTTATTTCAAGCAGGTAACTGACAAACTTGGACTAGGAAGATGAGGGATTAAGTGATCTCACCTCCGA encodes:
- the LOC140936387 gene encoding proteasome subunit alpha type-4-like, translating into MSRRYDTRTTIFSPEGRLYQVEYAMEAVGHAGICLGILANDGIVLAAERRNTNKLLDEVFASEKIYKLHDDLACSVAGITSDANVLTNQLRLIAQRYLLQFQEAIPCEQLVSSLCDVKQAYTQFGGLRPFGVSILYMGWDKHYGFQLYQSDPSGNYSGWKATCIGNNSVAAVSMLKQEYKEGEMTLKDALKLAVKVLDKTLDITKLTPDKVEFSTLTRENGRTKIKILGAQEVEKLINEHEQVKAEEAKQAAAKK